The following are encoded together in the Humulus lupulus chromosome 5, drHumLupu1.1, whole genome shotgun sequence genome:
- the LOC133778199 gene encoding monocopper oxidase-like protein SKU5, with the protein MALAGSLIPAVVVINVCLFVSLCFAADPYVFHDFEVSYITASPLGVPQQVIAINGKFPGPTINVTTNNNVVVNVRNKLDESLLMTWAGIQQRRSSWQDGVLGTNCPIPPKWNWTYNFQVKDQIGSFFYFPSLHFQRASGGFGGFIINNRAVIPIPFDSPDGDITIMIGDWYTKNHTALRKILDAGKDLGMPDGVLINGKGPYRYNDTLVSDGIDFETIDVHPGRTYRVRVHNVGISTSLNFRIQGHNLLLAETEGSYTVQQNYTSLDIHVGQSYSFLLTTDQNASTDYYIVASARFVNESIWRRVTGVGILRYSNSKGKARGPLPDAPKDEFDKTFSMNQARSIRWNVSASGARPNPQGSFRYGSINVTEVYVLKNKPPVTINGRRRATLNGISFVNPTTPIRLADWYKVKGAYKLDFPSRPLTGPPKMETSIINGTFRGFMEIILQNNETKMQTYHLDGYAFFVVGMDYGEWSENSRGTYNKWDGIARTTAQVYPGAWTSILVSLDNVGIWNLRTENLDSWYLGQETYIKVVNPEATNKTELPIPDNALFCGALSKLQKPEDISLATSMIGNKSNFFLTFLMIVGAAIQIFH; encoded by the exons ATGGCTTTAGCAGGGAGCTTAATCCCAGCTGTTGTGGTCATCAATGTTTGCTTATTTGTGAGCTTGTGTTTTGCTGCGGATCCCTACGTTTTCCATGACTTTGAGGTCTCTTACATCACCGCTTCTCCTCTGGGTGTTCCTCAACAG GTCATTGCTATTAATGGAAAATTTCCTGGTCCTACCATAAACGTGACTACAAACAATAATGTCGTTGTCAATGTTCGGAATAAATTGGATGAGAGTCTTCTCATGACATG GGCTGGAATTCAACAAAGAAGGAGTTCCTGGCAAGATGGAGTTTTGGGCACCAATTGCCCAATACCCCCAAAGTGGAACTGGACATATAACTTTCAGGTCAAAGATCAGATTGGAAGTTTCTTTTACTTTCCGTCCCTCCATTTTCAGAGAGCTTCTGGTGGTTTTGGCGGCTTTATTATTAACAACCGAGCTGTAATTCCGATTCCTTTTGACAGCCCAGATGGGGATATAACCATTATGATTGGTGATTGGTACACTAAAAACCACACG GCTTTGAGGAAGATCCTGGATGCAGGGAAAGATCTGGGAATGCCAGATGGAGTTCTCATTAATGGAAAAGGCCCTTACAGATACAACGACACTCTCGTTTCGGACGGCATTGATTTTGAAACAATTGATGTCCACCCAG GAAGAACTTATCGCGTTCGTGTCCACAATGTTGGAATCTCGACTAGTCTGAATTTCAGGATCCAAGGGCATAATCTGCTCTTAGCCGAAACAGAGGGATCATACACAGTGCAACAGAATTATACTAGTCTGGATATACATGTTGGGCAATCCTACTCATTTTTGTTGACTACAGATCAGAATGCAAGTACTGATTACTACATAGTAGCAAGTGCTAGGTTTGTAAATGAATCTATATGGAGAAGAGTAACTGGTGTTGGCATCTTGCGCTATTCCAATTCCAAAGGGAAGGCACGTGGCCCCCTTCCAGACGCACCAAAAGATGAATTCGACAAAACATTTTCAATGAATCAAGCAAGATCTATCAG ATGGAATGTATCAGCTAGTGGTGCTCGCCCAAATCCACAGGGATCTTTTAGATACGGCTCAATCAATGTCACTGAAGTTTATGTGTTAAAAAACAAGCCACCAGTAACAATTAACGGGAGACGGCGAGCAACTCTTAACGGAATATCATTCGTCAATCCTACCACTCCCATCAGGCTTGCTGACTGGTACAAAGTGAAAGGAGCCTATAAGCTTGACTTTCCAAGTAGGCCACTTACAGGACCACCTAAGATGGAAACATCAATCATTAATGGAACATTTAGAGGATTTATGGAAATCATACTACAAAACAATGAGACCAAGATGCAGACCTATCACTTGGATGGATATGCATTTTTTGTTGTTGG GATGGATTATGGTGAATGGTCAGAGAATAGCCGAGGCACATATAATAAGTGGGATGGAATAGCCCGTACCACGGCACAG GTTTATCCTGGAGCATGGACCTCTATTTTGGTGTCCCTAGACAATGTTGGTATCTGGAACCTCAGAACTGAAAATCTCGACTCATGGTATCTTGGTCAAGAAACATATATCAAAGTTGTCAATCCAGAAGCTACTAACAAAACTGAGTTGCCTATACCAGACAATGCCCTCTTCTGTGGTGCTCTCAGCAAATTGCAGAA GCCAGAAGACATTTCTCTTGCAACGTCAATGATAGGAAACAAATCAAACTTCTTCCTCACGTTTCTGATGATCGTAGGCGCTGCAATTCAAATTTTCCACTAA